TGATCACGCTCGACCAACGCGAGGTGGTGGGCATCGTGACCCAGGTCGGCGGACGCACCAGCCATGCGGCCATTCTGGCCCGCGGCCACGGCATTCCCGCCGTGTCGGGCGTGCCGGGCATTCTGCACGAAGTGGTCGACGGCGACACGATTGTGGTCGACGGCCGCGAAGGGCACGTGATGATCCATCCCGACGTGGAGACCGCCCGTGCCTATCGCCGCCTCCGCCGCGAATTCGTCGATCTGAAGGACCATTTGGCCCACAATCGCGACCAACCCGCCGTCTCGGCCGAAGGCGAACCGGTCGAGCTGCTGGCGAACATCAGCAACCTTTCCGACGTCAAGGCCGCCATCTCGATGGGCGCCGGCGGCGTGGGACTCTATCGAACGGAGTACCTATTTCTCACGCATCACGACGTGCCCGACGAGGAGGAACAAGTGGCGGCCTATCGCGCGGTGATCGCGGCCAGCCCGGCGCGGCGCGTCACCTTTCGCACGCTCGACGTCGGCGGCGACAAGAAAATGCGCTATCTCGGCCTGGACCACGAGGCGAACCCGTTCATGGGCTGGCGGTCGATCCGGCTGTCGTTCGAGCATCCGGCGTTTTTTCTCACGCAGATCCGCGCCGTGCTGCGTGCGGCCGCTCCCGGCCACGGCCCCAAGAAGCGCGTCGGCCTGATGTTTCCCATGATCACCACCATCGACGAGCTGCGCCGCGTCCGAAGCCTGGTGCGGAAAGCCTATCGGCAGCTCGATCGCGAGCGGCTCGATTATGGCGACGCCCGCATCGGCTTGATGGTCGAGGTGCCGGCCGCGGCGATCACCGTCGGCCGGTTGGCGAAAGAGGCCGACTTCGTCTCCATCGGCTCGAACGACCTGGTGCAGTATCTGACGGCCGCCGACCGCGACAACCCCAAGGTGAGCCATCTTTGCCAACCGCTGAACCCGGCCGTGATCGAAGTTCTCTATCAGACCATTCGCTCCTGCCTGGAACTGGGCAAGCCGGTCACGCTGTGCGGCGAAATGGCGGCTGCGCCGCGGGCGTTCCTGCTGTTGTTCGGCATGGGACTGCGCAGCTACAGCATGAGCCCGGCGTTCATTCCGATCATGAAAGAGCTGGCCAAGCAGCTCACGCGCGAACGTAGCTCGGCCATCGTCGAGCGCGTGCGAACGATGGCGACGACGAAGCAAATCGTCAACTTTCTCGGCAAGCAGCTCGCGGAAATCTGCCCCGACTTGTCGATCGTCGATTCGGCGAGTTAGACGCTACAAGCCGCCGCGAGGCCCAGACCGTGATGAACGGCAAAACCCAACCGGAACCCGATGGAGGAGACGCGGACACGACGGGCGACAAGACGCCATGAGTGCGGGTGTCGTATGAGGAACAGCTTGTTCGTCGTGCCAGGCTGGCTCAAAAGCTGGTGTCGGGCCGCACCGTCGGCTAATCTGGAGCACACTTTCCTGTTTCGGATTATACGACACGGTCAAGGAAATCGCCCAATGGCACGCAGCCGGAAATCGTTGACTGAACGACAGGACGCTCACACATGATCGGCAAAACGCTTGGCCATTATCGCATCACCGCCAAGCTTGGCGCCGGCGGCATGGGGGAAGTCTTTCTAGCGGAAGACACGCGTCTCGACCGCAAG
The window above is part of the Pirellulales bacterium genome. Proteins encoded here:
- the ptsP gene encoding phosphoenolpyruvate--protein phosphotransferase, which encodes MSKSPRRKPRPKSQLRQDTAASHSTGEAAEGVPRRGQPGLRVQVCRQGVAVSPGVAIGKACCLHEIFPGSDVELPDDDAVLRELARYDQAREQAARDLKTLHHKVSSQLGHRAAAIFQVHESILHDPALTAKVRSWIVESRQTAPAALRRLLEEYTALFERTSDEYLRERLADVRDVVLRLNQHLADVASPPSEVSGPVILVANELIPSHVITLDQREVVGIVTQVGGRTSHAAILARGHGIPAVSGVPGILHEVVDGDTIVVDGREGHVMIHPDVETARAYRRLRREFVDLKDHLAHNRDQPAVSAEGEPVELLANISNLSDVKAAISMGAGGVGLYRTEYLFLTHHDVPDEEEQVAAYRAVIAASPARRVTFRTLDVGGDKKMRYLGLDHEANPFMGWRSIRLSFEHPAFFLTQIRAVLRAAAPGHGPKKRVGLMFPMITTIDELRRVRSLVRKAYRQLDRERLDYGDARIGLMVEVPAAAITVGRLAKEADFVSIGSNDLVQYLTAADRDNPKVSHLCQPLNPAVIEVLYQTIRSCLELGKPVTLCGEMAAAPRAFLLLFGMGLRSYSMSPAFIPIMKELAKQLTRERSSAIVERVRTMATTKQIVNFLGKQLAEICPDLSIVDSAS